A genomic segment from uncultured Marinifilum sp. encodes:
- a CDS encoding pyruvate formate lyase family protein — MKTRYDDRIANLRTKKMLQTDKKICVEGLLDEDDYGRIAPPKEGAWEIIPNHKDGSFYGIKGWTDNFCDLMEKHPVYVDSNDAFAGRWMYFMSKMRPNLFNPEFSYDHLKEGIEKYNIIDGIGYDAHFAPDYELGLKLGWGGILEKIRKYRDLNAKDEETKLFYDSHERAVISIQTWISNTIEEIKRKIEKEQNQELKDNLKEMLEVNENVLNNAPQTFREACQWIIWYHLASRTYNRDGAGGQLDTLLYPFYRNDKEAGILDDEAAVYQLACFLINDPIYWQMGGPDGKGGDMTNHLSYLILEAGDKVNTSLNLTIRVHDKLDQEFLKKSVELLIKNKNGWPRYSGDKALVEGYMRNGYDAESARKRIAVGCNWMSLPGLEYTMNDLVKINTARVFQIAYNEMLQEGFENASTVKLYEIFRKHLAKGVRLSADCIRFQLRYQQYNEPELILNMLSYGPLEKALDASAGGAEYYNLAIDGAGLATVADSFAALEQRIEDEEKISWKELDYHLKGNWEGTDGERVRQLMNHSDRYGQVDSRGDRWAIQISKEFTSLVKNESDEEKKHCFIPGWFSWANTVGFGEALDATPNGRFAKAPISHGANPHPGFSKDGAATSMAKSIAQIQPGYGNTAPMQLELDLSMAKEDQVDNFIALIKTHFKLGGTLINVNIVDQKKILEAHKDPSKYPDLVVRITGFTAYFAMLTPEFRQLVVDRILEN; from the coding sequence ATGAAAACGAGATACGACGATAGAATTGCAAACTTGCGAACAAAGAAAATGTTGCAAACAGATAAAAAAATTTGTGTGGAAGGTTTGTTGGATGAAGATGATTACGGAAGAATTGCGCCTCCGAAAGAAGGAGCATGGGAGATTATTCCCAATCATAAAGACGGTTCATTTTATGGTATAAAAGGATGGACCGATAATTTTTGTGATTTAATGGAAAAACATCCGGTTTATGTAGATTCTAATGATGCATTTGCAGGAAGATGGATGTATTTCATGTCGAAAATGAGACCGAACCTATTCAATCCCGAATTTTCTTACGATCATTTGAAAGAAGGTATTGAAAAATATAATATTATTGATGGAATTGGTTACGATGCTCATTTTGCTCCTGATTATGAATTAGGCCTGAAATTAGGTTGGGGAGGAATTCTGGAAAAAATTAGGAAATACAGAGATTTGAATGCTAAGGATGAGGAAACAAAACTGTTTTATGACTCTCACGAAAGAGCAGTTATTAGTATTCAAACTTGGATTAGCAATACAATTGAAGAGATAAAAAGAAAGATTGAAAAGGAGCAAAATCAGGAACTGAAAGATAACCTAAAGGAAATGCTTGAGGTAAATGAAAATGTGTTAAACAATGCTCCTCAAACATTTCGGGAAGCTTGTCAGTGGATTATTTGGTATCATCTTGCTTCTAGAACTTATAATCGCGATGGAGCTGGAGGGCAGCTGGATACTTTGCTGTATCCTTTTTATCGGAACGATAAAGAAGCAGGTATATTAGACGACGAAGCAGCTGTTTATCAATTAGCTTGTTTCTTAATAAACGATCCTATTTATTGGCAAATGGGTGGTCCCGATGGTAAAGGTGGCGATATGACCAATCACTTGTCATACTTAATTCTTGAAGCTGGGGATAAAGTAAATACTTCTTTGAACTTAACCATTCGTGTACATGATAAATTGGACCAGGAATTTCTGAAAAAATCGGTCGAATTATTGATTAAAAATAAGAATGGCTGGCCGCGTTATTCGGGAGATAAAGCTCTTGTTGAAGGATATATGAGAAATGGTTACGATGCAGAATCGGCACGAAAAAGAATTGCTGTTGGTTGTAATTGGATGTCTCTTCCGGGTTTGGAATATACCATGAACGATTTGGTGAAAATTAATACCGCTAGAGTATTTCAGATTGCTTATAACGAAATGTTGCAAGAGGGATTTGAAAATGCATCTACAGTAAAATTGTATGAGATTTTTAGGAAACATTTGGCCAAGGGAGTTAGGCTAAGTGCCGATTGTATTCGTTTTCAATTGAGGTATCAGCAATATAACGAACCTGAATTGATATTAAATATGCTAAGTTATGGGCCACTTGAGAAAGCTTTGGATGCAAGTGCCGGCGGAGCAGAATATTATAACCTTGCAATCGACGGCGCTGGTTTGGCAACAGTTGCAGATTCCTTTGCCGCTTTGGAGCAAAGAATTGAAGATGAAGAAAAAATAAGCTGGAAGGAATTGGATTATCACCTGAAAGGAAATTGGGAAGGAACCGATGGGGAAAGAGTGCGTCAATTAATGAATCACAGTGATCGTTATGGTCAGGTTGATTCGAGAGGAGATCGATGGGCAATACAAATTTCAAAAGAATTTACAAGCTTGGTGAAAAATGAATCTGATGAGGAGAAGAAACATTGTTTTATTCCAGGTTGGTTTTCATGGGCCAATACGGTAGGGTTTGGAGAAGCTTTGGATGCAACGCCTAATGGAAGATTTGCGAAAGCACCTATCTCGCATGGAGCTAATCCGCATCCGGGATTTTCGAAAGACGGAGCAGCAACTTCCATGGCAAAATCAATTGCGCAAATTCAACCTGGATATGGAAATACAGCTCCTATGCAGTTGGAGCTCGATCTTTCTATGGCAAAAGAAGATCAGGTTGATAATTTTATTGCTTTGATAAAAACTCATTTCAAATTAGGTGGTACATTAATTAATGTGAATATCGTAGATCAGAAAAAAATATTGGAAGCTCATAAAGATCCTTCGAAATATCCTGATTTAGTGGTGAGAATAACCGGTTTTACAGCTTATTTTGCCATGTTAACGCCAGAGTTCAGACAATTGGTTGTTGATCGTATTTTGGAAAATTAA
- a CDS encoding glycyl-radical enzyme activating protein translates to MGRITQIQSMSIHDGPGIRTTVFMKGCNMRCAWCHNPETWSANQQIQFLKDKCIACKACTLPALNDAFTPDQLIKPNKYSIAESISITEACFTGALEVIGKDVSVDELIKAVEKDREFFEESGGGITISGGEPTLQTQFVIEVFKECKKRNIHTAIETNLYVKSDILEEIAEFADLFMVDIKLWNSDLHKKWTGLGNELVLENIKLLNKLEKDLIIRTPVIPEVNDNINELIPIAKFVNELNSVVYYELLPYHSLGIGKYIALGMESEMTVFPQLSKDRFNLLQNAVAHTCKKVKKN, encoded by the coding sequence ATGGGACGAATAACACAAATACAAAGCATGTCCATTCACGACGGACCAGGAATAAGAACAACTGTTTTTATGAAAGGGTGTAATATGCGTTGTGCTTGGTGCCATAATCCGGAAACCTGGAGTGCAAATCAACAAATACAGTTTTTAAAAGATAAGTGCATAGCTTGTAAAGCTTGTACTTTGCCTGCCTTAAATGATGCATTTACACCAGATCAATTAATTAAACCAAATAAATATTCAATAGCGGAATCGATTTCAATTACAGAGGCTTGTTTTACCGGAGCCTTGGAGGTTATTGGGAAGGATGTTTCTGTTGATGAACTTATAAAAGCTGTTGAAAAAGATCGGGAGTTTTTTGAAGAATCAGGTGGTGGAATTACCATATCGGGCGGAGAACCAACATTACAAACTCAATTTGTGATTGAGGTATTTAAGGAGTGTAAAAAGAGAAACATTCATACTGCCATAGAAACCAATTTATATGTAAAATCAGATATCCTTGAAGAGATAGCCGAATTTGCCGATTTATTTATGGTGGATATCAAGTTGTGGAATTCCGATTTGCACAAAAAATGGACAGGTCTAGGAAATGAGCTGGTGCTCGAGAATATTAAACTTCTGAATAAATTGGAAAAAGATTTAATTATTAGGACTCCTGTAATTCCAGAGGTTAACGATAATATTAACGAATTAATACCCATTGCGAAATTTGTTAATGAATTGAATTCTGTGGTTTACTACGAGTTATTGCCATATCACAGTTTGGGAATTGGGAAATATATAGCATTGGGAATGGAGAGCGAAATGACGGTTTTCCCTCAGTTGAGTAAGGATAGATTTAATCTGTTGCAAAATGCTGTTGCTCATACATGTAAAAAAGTAAAGAAGAATTAA
- a CDS encoding ATP-binding cassette domain-containing protein, with amino-acid sequence MNESLLNALMQLFALIVDEQKLGFEMAARDVVSEWLQKQFSKEWIERYLEDFDRYLKESHCDEDGQVCFVNKHSQVEQVCSKLLKEVEQEQKVWIMLQLLEFIDDTEFTGPDELALVKTVSKTFRIPKNEFENSRQFIIGNEYSIPFNEHLLLIDNNENWRHEVVSHIYSSRMRGRIFILHLVSTNTLIMKYFGEYNLFLNGHNVKLDRGYVLSFGSVIRSPRIDPVYYSQISSVFIERKNLSDIKFTAKDVEFNFPGSNNGLQPVSLEMESGQLVGVMGGSGTGKSTFLNVLNGSLPLKNGKIFINGYDLHFDENKLQGVIGYVPQDDLLVEELTVYENLYFNAKLCFDDTSDEKIEEIIDSTIEDFDLVEARDLKVGDPINKVLSGGQRKRLNIALELMREPSVLFVDEPTSGLSSMDSEKVMLLLKRQVLKGKLVICNIHQPSSDIFKLLDKLVMMDQGGKVIYFGNPIDAVVYFKTQSHYVKPNESECLTCGNVNSEQILRIIEARMMNEYGKQIRKRKRNSDEWYELYKENIESNNPVTEPKEKKQLPNNYFSIPKRWDQLKIYLTRDIKSKLSNRQYMLITILEAPLLAIILGYFTKYISGADTDHPSYLFSLNENIPSFIFMAVVVALFLGMIISAEEILHDRRMMKREQFLNLSRASYLNSKVIVMLIISAIQTFLFVILANSILEIEGLTWVYWLVLYTASACANLIGLNLSAGLNSVVAVYVSIPFILVPQLLFSGVIVNFNKLHPAITTHKYVPIVGDLMTSRWAYEALVVAQFKDNTFEKHFFPYEQKMSVASFRSSFLIPSIEQTYKSWLKNEREKDYRLIKNELVKLSNIYILPNNIEISKISLRHSQENLSVWLEKIKQAGWNEYKINSNARDSVYNVLIKKLASREQVLKFKEKYHNEAIEQIVLNRREINKLIKYKDELIQLKDPVFQIPGEKNGRAQLFVAQKRLGNYLIDTFWFNVIIIWLTSIIFYITLYFDVLRRLLAFIEFLRVKILPEGDFRIARKRQK; translated from the coding sequence ATGAATGAGTCTTTACTGAATGCCCTTATGCAACTTTTTGCTCTTATTGTAGATGAGCAAAAACTTGGTTTTGAAATGGCAGCGCGCGATGTTGTCTCAGAATGGCTTCAAAAACAATTCAGCAAAGAATGGATTGAAAGATACCTTGAAGATTTTGATCGTTACCTAAAAGAATCGCATTGCGATGAAGATGGTCAGGTGTGTTTTGTAAACAAACACTCCCAAGTTGAGCAGGTTTGTAGCAAATTATTAAAAGAGGTAGAACAGGAGCAAAAAGTATGGATTATGCTTCAATTGCTCGAATTTATAGATGATACTGAGTTTACAGGACCAGACGAGTTGGCGCTGGTAAAAACAGTTTCTAAAACTTTCCGAATCCCTAAGAATGAATTTGAAAATAGTCGCCAGTTTATTATTGGTAACGAGTATTCTATTCCTTTTAATGAGCATTTGTTATTAATTGATAACAACGAAAATTGGAGGCATGAAGTCGTAAGTCATATCTATAGTTCTAGAATGCGCGGACGGATTTTTATCCTGCATTTGGTGAGTACGAATACTTTAATTATGAAGTATTTTGGGGAATACAATCTCTTTCTTAATGGGCATAATGTGAAACTCGATAGAGGCTATGTACTTTCTTTTGGCTCTGTAATTCGAAGTCCCAGAATTGATCCGGTTTACTATTCCCAAATTTCATCGGTTTTTATAGAGCGGAAAAACTTGTCGGATATTAAGTTTACTGCAAAAGATGTTGAATTTAATTTTCCCGGATCAAATAATGGTTTACAGCCTGTTAGTCTAGAAATGGAATCAGGACAACTCGTTGGAGTTATGGGAGGAAGTGGTACGGGTAAATCAACATTTTTAAATGTTTTAAACGGAAGTTTGCCTTTGAAAAATGGTAAAATCTTTATTAATGGTTACGATCTACATTTCGACGAAAACAAATTGCAGGGAGTTATAGGGTATGTGCCTCAGGATGATTTGCTTGTAGAAGAATTAACAGTTTACGAAAATTTGTATTTTAATGCCAAATTATGCTTTGATGATACCTCGGACGAAAAAATAGAAGAAATAATAGATTCTACCATCGAAGATTTTGATTTAGTAGAAGCTCGAGATCTTAAAGTAGGTGACCCAATTAATAAAGTATTAAGTGGGGGGCAGAGGAAACGACTTAATATTGCCCTCGAGCTAATGCGAGAACCGTCTGTATTATTTGTTGATGAACCCACATCTGGTTTATCTAGTATGGATTCAGAGAAAGTAATGCTGCTTTTAAAGAGACAGGTTTTAAAAGGTAAATTGGTAATTTGTAATATTCATCAACCTTCATCTGACATTTTTAAATTGCTCGATAAGCTTGTGATGATGGATCAGGGAGGAAAAGTAATTTATTTTGGAAACCCAATTGATGCTGTTGTTTATTTTAAAACTCAATCGCATTACGTTAAGCCTAACGAAAGCGAATGTTTAACTTGTGGTAATGTAAATTCTGAACAAATTCTTCGTATTATCGAAGCCCGAATGATGAACGAGTACGGAAAACAAATTCGTAAGCGAAAGAGAAATTCTGATGAATGGTACGAATTGTACAAAGAAAATATAGAGAGTAATAATCCTGTAACAGAACCAAAGGAGAAAAAACAACTTCCTAATAATTATTTTAGTATTCCTAAACGCTGGGATCAGTTAAAAATATATCTTACCCGCGATATAAAGTCTAAATTAAGCAATCGGCAATACATGTTGATTACGATTTTAGAAGCTCCATTATTAGCAATAATATTAGGTTATTTTACAAAGTATATTAGTGGTGCCGATACCGATCACCCTTCCTATTTATTCTCTTTAAATGAAAATATTCCATCCTTTATTTTTATGGCTGTGGTGGTAGCTTTGTTTTTGGGAATGATTATTTCGGCCGAAGAAATTTTGCACGACAGAAGAATGATGAAACGTGAGCAGTTTCTAAATTTGAGTCGGGCAAGCTACCTTAATTCAAAAGTGATAGTAATGCTGATTATTTCGGCAATTCAGACTTTTTTATTTGTAATACTAGCCAACTCAATTCTCGAAATAGAAGGATTAACCTGGGTTTATTGGTTGGTTTTATATACAGCATCGGCATGTGCCAATTTAATAGGACTAAATTTGTCGGCAGGATTGAATTCGGTTGTTGCGGTTTATGTTTCAATACCATTTATATTGGTACCTCAGCTATTGTTTTCTGGTGTTATTGTCAATTTTAATAAATTACATCCGGCCATTACAACTCATAAATATGTTCCTATTGTTGGTGATTTAATGACATCTCGTTGGGCCTATGAGGCTTTGGTTGTTGCCCAATTTAAGGATAATACTTTCGAAAAACATTTTTTTCCTTACGAACAGAAAATGAGCGTGGCATCATTTCGTTCGTCTTTCTTAATTCCATCAATAGAGCAAACCTATAAATCATGGTTAAAAAATGAAAGGGAAAAAGACTACAGGTTAATTAAAAACGAACTGGTAAAACTTTCTAATATTTATATACTGCCAAATAATATCGAAATTTCGAAAATCTCATTAAGGCACTCCCAAGAAAATCTTAGTGTTTGGCTGGAGAAAATTAAGCAAGCTGGCTGGAACGAATATAAGATAAATTCAAATGCAAGGGATAGTGTTTATAATGTTTTAATTAAAAAATTGGCTAGCCGTGAGCAAGTATTAAAGTTTAAAGAAAAATATCACAACGAGGCTATCGAGCAAATTGTACTTAACCGACGTGAAATTAACAAATTGATTAAATACAAAGATGAGTTAATTCAGTTAAAGGATCCTGTTTTTCAAATACCAGGAGAAAAAAATGGTAGAGCTCAATTATTTGTTGCTCAAAAAAGATTAGGTAATTACTTAATTGATACTTTTTGGTTTAATGTGATAATTATATGGTTAACATCTATCATTTTTTATATTACTCTTTATTTTGATGTACTGCGCAGACTACTTGCTTTTATCGAATTCTTAAGGGTTAAAATTTTACCCGAAGGAGATTTCCGAATTGCAAGAAAACGTCAGAAATAA
- a CDS encoding tetratricopeptide repeat-containing sensor histidine kinase: protein MRYASLIVLFFCYNLFVAKAQIDSLENLLSQKSGIEKSELLNELSYLYWTSNPEKGIKYAKEAYEIANKFDSKTEVAKSMQNIGINYWAEGEFDLALEYLKKALPLYVELKDFKGEASVLSSFGVVYKNLSDFDNALEYYFKSLEICEQRNYTDMRRKTLGNISLVYLGLKNYDKALVYVKEAISLRDSLGGNKIFPAHLNTMGQIYEAKKDYVNAQVYYKKALKRNIENKNHYGTTICLYNIGNAKFYLKKYEEAKKYFQESLNVSSKISDQIGVLYANKSIGLIYATQGKNNLALSYYAKAIDLANTLNAKEQKFELYRNYSEIFKSMGNYEKALRYYELSSSLKDSIYNEKSSRQIAEMETKYASQKKEKENELLRKNNEIQNLEITKQTQFRNAIIVLLVLVVLFVFILLNRFKIKRDANTVLSEKNMLIEEHKLELEQKNDILTKQFDELKLLNATKDKFFKIISHDLKGPFNSILGFSDLLNTDYKLLNDKERIALLKEIDKSSKFAYELLMNLLTWAQAQMNEIKINKELLNLKDLVDTTVSLYGLNAPCKNIDIVVDVPESIVLPIDEHTSMIFMGNLINNAIKFTPDGGLISITTTDKEDYVQIHILDTGVGMPPEVLKKLFRLDQNITTKGTNNEKGTGLGLILCKEFIEQNGGTISVKSIVGKGSEFIISIPKSL from the coding sequence ATGAGATATGCTTCCTTAATTGTATTATTTTTTTGCTACAATCTGTTTGTTGCTAAGGCTCAGATTGATAGTTTGGAGAATTTGCTATCTCAGAAAAGTGGGATTGAAAAATCTGAACTTTTAAATGAATTATCCTATTTGTATTGGACTTCTAATCCCGAAAAAGGAATTAAATATGCAAAAGAAGCTTACGAAATTGCTAATAAGTTTGATAGTAAGACAGAAGTGGCAAAATCAATGCAAAATATTGGAATTAATTATTGGGCGGAGGGTGAATTTGATTTGGCTTTGGAATATTTAAAAAAAGCATTGCCGCTATATGTGGAATTAAAAGATTTTAAAGGAGAAGCATCAGTTTTAAGTAGTTTTGGAGTTGTTTACAAAAACTTATCAGATTTTGATAACGCCTTAGAATATTATTTTAAATCATTAGAGATATGTGAGCAGCGAAACTATACAGACATGAGGAGAAAGACTCTTGGAAATATTAGTTTGGTTTACCTTGGACTTAAAAATTACGATAAAGCATTAGTGTATGTTAAGGAAGCAATTTCTTTAAGAGATAGTTTAGGGGGCAATAAAATTTTTCCAGCTCATTTAAATACGATGGGACAAATCTATGAGGCTAAAAAGGATTATGTTAATGCTCAGGTTTATTACAAAAAAGCTCTAAAGAGGAATATTGAAAATAAAAATCATTATGGAACAACAATTTGCCTGTATAATATTGGTAATGCAAAATTTTATTTGAAGAAATACGAGGAAGCAAAAAAGTACTTTCAGGAATCGCTTAATGTAAGCTCAAAAATAAGCGACCAAATTGGGGTGTTGTATGCAAATAAAAGTATTGGGCTTATTTATGCAACTCAGGGGAAAAATAACTTGGCCTTATCATATTATGCTAAAGCGATAGATTTAGCTAATACATTAAATGCAAAAGAGCAGAAATTCGAACTTTACAGAAATTACTCTGAGATATTTAAATCTATGGGGAATTATGAAAAAGCATTAAGATATTATGAGTTGTCCTCATCTTTAAAAGATAGTATTTATAACGAGAAAAGTTCGAGGCAAATTGCCGAGATGGAAACCAAATATGCAAGTCAAAAAAAGGAAAAAGAAAATGAATTGCTTCGTAAAAATAATGAGATTCAAAATCTGGAAATTACAAAGCAAACACAATTTCGAAATGCAATAATTGTATTATTGGTACTAGTTGTTCTATTCGTGTTTATCTTACTTAACAGATTTAAGATAAAAAGAGATGCTAATACTGTTCTTTCTGAGAAAAATATGTTAATAGAAGAACATAAGCTGGAGTTAGAGCAAAAAAATGATATTTTAACGAAGCAATTTGATGAGTTAAAATTGCTAAATGCTACAAAAGATAAATTTTTTAAAATAATTTCTCACGATTTAAAAGGACCTTTTAATTCCATTTTAGGCTTTTCCGATTTATTAAATACGGATTATAAATTGCTAAACGATAAGGAAAGAATAGCTTTGCTAAAAGAAATAGATAAATCTTCGAAATTTGCTTACGAGTTACTAATGAATTTACTCACTTGGGCACAAGCTCAAATGAATGAAATAAAAATTAATAAGGAATTATTAAATCTTAAAGATTTAGTCGACACCACAGTTTCTCTTTATGGATTAAATGCCCCGTGTAAAAATATAGATATTGTTGTAGATGTGCCAGAATCTATTGTTTTGCCAATTGATGAGCATACATCGATGATTTTTATGGGTAACCTTATAAATAATGCAATAAAATTTACACCCGATGGTGGTCTAATATCTATTACTACTACTGATAAAGAAGATTATGTTCAAATTCATATTCTTGATACTGGTGTTGGAATGCCTCCTGAGGTCTTAAAAAAGTTATTTCGATTAGATCAAAATATAACAACAAAGGGAACTAATAATGAAAAAGGAACTGGTTTGGGTTTAATTTTGTGTAAAGAGTTTATTGAGCAAAATGGAGGAACAATTAGCGTGAAAAGTATAGTTGGTAAAGGGAGCGAATTTATTATTTCAATACCTAAAAGCCTTTAA
- a CDS encoding FKBP-type peptidyl-prolyl cis-trans isomerase produces the protein MKRSSLILAFLAATVCFNACKKVPRTGKMNFTTVADSVSYALGFIEANNFKKTIERAPFQIDSLNRIHFGKAIAKTQLKKKYSDFRIDQFSNINEEAFYKGFLNEYVYGKSYFSEMSADVYLRKIFNQKKAEKDSVRKELAKVNLQKGQNFLEQNKKREGVKVTDSGLQYKILKQGSGKTANKTDRIKCVYHGTLIDGTVFDSSKERGDTSSFFVNRVIKGWTEALQIMPEGSEWRLFVPANLAYGERGSNNKIGPNEALIFDINLVEILEKKK, from the coding sequence ATGAAAAGAAGTAGTCTTATTCTTGCTTTTTTAGCTGCTACGGTATGTTTTAACGCATGCAAAAAAGTACCCCGTACCGGTAAAATGAACTTTACAACAGTTGCCGATAGTGTAAGTTATGCCTTAGGTTTTATAGAAGCCAACAATTTTAAGAAAACCATTGAAAGAGCACCTTTTCAAATTGATTCGCTTAATCGCATACACTTTGGAAAAGCTATTGCCAAAACTCAATTGAAAAAAAAGTACTCTGATTTTAGAATCGATCAGTTTAGCAACATTAACGAGGAAGCTTTTTACAAAGGATTTTTAAATGAGTATGTGTACGGAAAATCTTATTTCTCTGAAATGAGTGCCGATGTCTATTTAAGAAAAATATTCAATCAGAAAAAGGCAGAAAAAGATTCTGTAAGAAAGGAATTAGCTAAAGTAAATCTGCAAAAAGGTCAAAATTTTCTAGAACAAAATAAAAAGCGCGAAGGAGTAAAAGTTACGGATAGCGGATTACAATATAAAATTCTAAAACAAGGATCAGGTAAAACAGCAAATAAAACTGATAGAATTAAGTGTGTGTATCACGGTACTTTAATTGACGGTACTGTTTTCGACAGCTCGAAAGAACGCGGCGACACATCTTCCTTTTTTGTTAATCGTGTAATTAAAGGTTGGACCGAAGCTTTACAAATAATGCCCGAAGGATCGGAATGGAGATTGTTCGTACCTGCTAATTTGGCTTATGGTGAAAGAGGTAGTAATAATAAAATTGGTCCGAACGAAGCACTTATTTTCGATATTAAT